The following proteins are encoded in a genomic region of Microbacterium sp. NC79:
- a CDS encoding LysE/ArgO family amino acid transporter, producing the protein MSFLVGLGIGLSLIIAIGAQNAFVLRQGVRREHVFAVALVCATSDAILILLGVAGVGVALQAAPWLIVIARWAGVAFLVTYATLALRRALKPGDTGLVAAPDSAANQGAPPHGSGPRTAQKTLMSTVVATLAITWLNPHVYLDTIVFLGSVAQTQDDGRWLFAFGAFTGSFVWFFALAYGARYLGRFLNSARSWQVLDIVIAIFMLIIAGVLAFGG; encoded by the coding sequence ATGTCGTTCCTCGTTGGCCTGGGCATCGGGCTTTCCCTCATCATCGCGATCGGTGCACAAAACGCGTTCGTCCTACGCCAGGGCGTGCGTCGCGAGCATGTCTTCGCGGTAGCCCTCGTGTGCGCCACGTCAGACGCCATCCTGATTCTGTTGGGTGTTGCAGGCGTCGGTGTTGCTCTGCAGGCTGCCCCCTGGCTCATCGTGATTGCCCGCTGGGCAGGTGTCGCTTTTCTTGTGACATACGCGACCCTGGCGCTGCGTCGGGCACTCAAACCCGGCGATACCGGGCTCGTCGCCGCACCGGACTCGGCGGCAAACCAGGGTGCGCCGCCGCATGGTTCCGGCCCCCGCACCGCCCAAAAGACGCTGATGAGCACGGTTGTCGCAACGCTTGCGATTACCTGGCTCAACCCGCACGTCTACCTCGACACGATCGTGTTTCTGGGATCGGTTGCCCAGACGCAGGACGACGGTCGTTGGCTGTTCGCGTTTGGTGCTTTCACCGGTAGCTTTGTCTGGTTCTTCGCGCTCGCCTATGGGGCGCGCTACCTCGGCCGGTTCTTGAACAGCGCCCGCTCCTGGCAGGTCTTAGACATCGTGATCGCGATCTTCATGCTGATCATCGCGGGTGTGCTCGCGTTCGGCGGCTAA
- a CDS encoding LysR family transcriptional regulator ArgP, whose amino-acid sequence MRIAPDHALTLAAVVDEGTMEGAAVVLGISQPAVSQRIRALESLTGQVLLVRSRPVRATEAGEAVIRFARQLAHLERDAVAALGMGNATTPTSLPIAVNSDSLSTWMLPPLIELAERLPVTFDLHRDDQDFTERLLEQGIVVAAVTSRSDPIAGCRVVPLGSMRYTPIAATRFRDRWFADGVSNEALERAPLVDFDRRDDLQTRWLVARGIDPTKPPRHRVPASSDFADAIRMGLGWGQLLPFQMDEGIAAGRLHPLDDSHVEVPLYWQQWNMRSALLDEVAQAVLEHARAVLD is encoded by the coding sequence ATGCGCATCGCACCGGATCATGCCCTCACGTTGGCCGCCGTCGTTGATGAGGGCACGATGGAGGGCGCGGCGGTCGTGCTCGGCATCAGCCAGCCCGCTGTCAGCCAACGCATTCGCGCCCTCGAATCCCTCACCGGTCAGGTGCTTCTGGTGCGATCACGACCGGTGCGTGCCACCGAGGCAGGCGAAGCGGTTATTCGTTTCGCGCGACAGCTCGCCCACCTCGAACGTGATGCCGTTGCCGCGCTCGGCATGGGTAATGCCACCACGCCGACGAGCCTGCCGATCGCCGTCAACTCCGATTCGCTCAGCACATGGATGCTTCCACCCCTGATCGAGCTGGCCGAGCGACTGCCCGTGACGTTTGACCTGCACCGCGACGATCAAGACTTCACCGAACGACTCCTCGAACAGGGGATTGTCGTCGCAGCCGTCACGAGCCGCAGCGACCCGATCGCCGGCTGCCGCGTGGTTCCGCTCGGTTCTATGCGATACACCCCCATCGCTGCCACCCGATTTCGCGACCGCTGGTTCGCCGACGGTGTCTCCAACGAGGCGCTTGAACGTGCGCCGCTCGTCGACTTCGATCGCCGCGACGACCTACAAACACGCTGGCTCGTGGCCAGGGGGATTGACCCGACGAAGCCGCCGCGACACCGCGTTCCTGCGTCAAGTGACTTCGCCGACGCCATTCGTATGGGGCTCGGCTGGGGGCAGCTCCTCCCGTTTCAAATGGATGAGGGGATCGCCGCTGGGCGCCTGCACCCCCTCGATGACTCGCACGTTGAGGTTCCGCTCTACTGGCAACAGTGGAACATGCGATCGGCGCTTCTTGATGAGGTTGCGCAGGCGGTGCTTGAGCACGCCCGCGCCGTCTTGGACTAG
- a CDS encoding MDR family MFS transporter, which translates to MTSIATPPQMSRRQVLEALSGLLLGMFVSMIAGTVVSTSLPVIVHDLGGDQTAFTWVITATLLTTAISTPIWGKLADLFNRKLLIQIALVLFVVASAVAGFSESASALIAARAVQGIGAGGLAALSQIIMADIISPRERGRYAGLFGAVMALATVGGPLLGGLITDTLGWRWNFFVAVPFAIAALIMLQLTLHLPRLPQRRVRIDYFGIVLLSVSVSLLLIWVTMGGSQFEWDSLTSILMGGGAGVGIIAFVIVEIFVKEPLVPMSLFRNRTFTLSVIASIATGLAMFGMSVYLSQYMQMSRGASPTEAGLMTLPMIGGLLISSIVVGQLISRFGKFKIYMVVGSIMLLAGSFLLTTIHYDTNFGLLSLYMFLAGAGVGMTMQNLVLVVQNTAKPSEMGVASSGVAFFRSVGGTVGVSVMGAMLASKLLELFGTNAAALKKAAAAAGTKGREALEGLSTGTIPEVRLLPAGIREIVEDSYAQAIAFSFWIAVPLALIALIAIIVLPNVPLGHLTTSERLAEDEASLAAVSGNVSTATGSIYLPDVADTAAATTTEPTEPQVHPATDAHAAGRSARSSS; encoded by the coding sequence ATGACGTCAATTGCAACTCCTCCGCAGATGAGCCGGAGGCAGGTGCTCGAAGCACTTTCGGGCCTCCTTCTTGGCATGTTCGTTTCGATGATTGCTGGCACCGTGGTCTCCACGTCGCTGCCCGTCATTGTGCACGATCTTGGCGGTGACCAAACCGCCTTCACCTGGGTTATCACCGCAACCCTCTTGACGACGGCCATCTCAACCCCGATCTGGGGAAAGCTTGCCGATCTTTTCAACCGCAAGCTGCTGATTCAGATTGCCCTCGTCCTGTTCGTTGTCGCCAGCGCGGTTGCCGGTTTCTCCGAGTCGGCATCGGCGTTGATTGCTGCGCGAGCCGTGCAGGGCATCGGTGCCGGTGGCCTGGCTGCGCTCAGCCAGATCATCATGGCCGACATCATCAGCCCGCGTGAGCGCGGCAGATATGCCGGCCTCTTCGGTGCTGTCATGGCCCTGGCCACGGTCGGCGGCCCGCTCCTCGGCGGCCTGATTACCGACACTCTCGGCTGGCGCTGGAATTTCTTCGTCGCCGTTCCATTCGCCATTGCCGCCCTCATCATGTTGCAGCTCACACTGCACTTGCCTCGATTGCCGCAGCGGCGTGTGCGTATCGATTACTTCGGCATCGTGTTGTTGTCCGTGTCGGTATCGCTGCTGCTTATTTGGGTCACAATGGGCGGCTCGCAGTTCGAATGGGACAGCCTCACGTCGATCCTGATGGGCGGTGGCGCAGGCGTCGGTATCATCGCCTTCGTTATCGTCGAAATCTTCGTCAAGGAGCCCCTGGTTCCGATGTCGCTGTTCCGCAACCGCACGTTCACGCTCTCCGTCATCGCCTCGATCGCCACCGGTCTGGCGATGTTCGGTATGTCGGTTTACCTCAGCCAGTACATGCAGATGTCGCGCGGCGCATCGCCCACCGAGGCGGGTCTGATGACGTTGCCGATGATCGGCGGACTGCTCATCTCCAGTATCGTGGTCGGCCAGCTGATTAGCCGCTTTGGCAAGTTCAAGATCTACATGGTGGTCGGCTCAATCATGCTGCTGGCGGGCTCTTTCCTGCTCACCACAATCCACTACGACACCAACTTCGGGCTGCTATCCCTCTACATGTTCTTGGCAGGTGCAGGCGTCGGCATGACGATGCAGAACCTGGTGCTCGTCGTGCAAAACACCGCGAAACCGTCGGAGATGGGAGTCGCATCTTCTGGTGTCGCTTTCTTCCGCTCGGTCGGTGGCACCGTGGGCGTCTCGGTCATGGGCGCCATGCTCGCGTCGAAGTTGCTGGAGTTGTTTGGAACCAATGCTGCCGCTTTGAAGAAGGCTGCAGCTGCGGCTGGCACCAAGGGCCGCGAAGCGCTGGAAGGCTTGAGCACGGGCACGATACCCGAGGTACGACTGCTGCCTGCCGGCATTCGTGAAATCGTTGAAGACTCGTATGCGCAGGCCATTGCGTTCTCGTTCTGGATCGCGGTTCCGCTCGCTCTCATCGCACTCATTGCCATCATCGTGCTCCCCAATGTGCCGCTCGGACACTTGACGACGTCCGAGCGCTTGGCAGAAGACGAAGCCTCACTCGCCGCCGTCAGCGGCAATGTGTCAACCGCGACCGGTTCCATCTACCTCCCCGACGTCGCGGACACCGCGGCGGCAACGACAACGGAACCGACGGAACCGCAGGTTCACCCGGCGACGGACGCGCACGCCGCGGGCCGCTCCGCGCGGAGCAGCTCATGA
- the trxA gene encoding thioredoxin, whose translation MATRDLTMADFESTITDNDIVLVDFWASWCGPCRMFAPIYDQASTTHTDVVFGKVDTEAEQQLAGAFQITSIPTLMAFRDNILVFSQPGALPAEGLEQVITAVKGLDMDDVRRQIAEQQAAQENAQA comes from the coding sequence ATGGCTACTCGCGACTTGACCATGGCCGACTTCGAGTCGACCATTACCGACAACGACATTGTGCTCGTCGACTTCTGGGCATCATGGTGCGGTCCGTGCCGCATGTTTGCGCCGATCTACGATCAGGCTTCGACGACGCACACCGACGTGGTGTTTGGCAAGGTTGACACCGAGGCTGAGCAGCAGCTCGCCGGTGCCTTCCAGATCACCTCGATTCCGACGCTGATGGCGTTCCGCGACAACATTCTGGTGTTCTCGCAGCCAGGCGCACTTCCCGCTGAGGGCCTCGAGCAGGTCATCACCGCGGTCAAGGGTCTCGACATGGACGACGTTCGTCGTCAGATCGCCGAGCAGCAGGCCGCGCAGGAGAACGCTCAAGCGTAA
- a CDS encoding iron chaperone, whose translation MGTVDDYLARRDEPRRAQLERLYAIAEEVVAEHGGTVEQGESYGMAALLYRGKGLFSAQDTAKHIGVYPFSATAVEHIIEEFGPGHHAKGALRYPFESSTAEPQIRSVVAFRVGEIDGRLDKK comes from the coding sequence ATGGGCACCGTTGACGATTACCTCGCGCGCAGGGACGAGCCGCGTCGCGCACAGTTGGAGCGCCTGTATGCGATCGCCGAGGAGGTGGTCGCCGAGCATGGCGGAACAGTCGAGCAGGGCGAAAGCTACGGTATGGCCGCGTTGCTGTACCGCGGCAAGGGGCTCTTCAGCGCGCAGGACACCGCCAAGCACATTGGCGTGTACCCCTTCTCAGCCACCGCGGTGGAGCACATCATTGAGGAGTTCGGCCCCGGACACCACGCGAAGGGCGCGCTTCGCTACCCGTTCGAATCATCGACAGCGGAACCACAGATCCGGTCGGTTGTGGCGTTCCGGGTCGGCGAGATTGACGGACGGCTTGACAAAAAGTGA
- a CDS encoding MarR family winged helix-turn-helix transcriptional regulator: MMTNDTPDPFEAAIRQLESEFTHLMGHIRRSFRDNANRVSPGMLVGTYKVLTFLASDGPLTASDIAERLMLDKGHLSRMIKDLDERGFVHREADPTDKRATLLSVSEAGRERFSAARRSTREGLTAALGGFDPADIDTASNVLRALHQHQWPTAEGQATTAAGQPSTAE, encoded by the coding sequence ATGATGACAAACGACACTCCGGATCCGTTCGAAGCCGCCATTCGGCAGCTCGAAAGTGAGTTCACCCACCTGATGGGGCACATTCGCCGCTCGTTCCGCGACAATGCGAACCGTGTCTCCCCCGGGATGCTGGTGGGCACCTACAAGGTGCTGACGTTTCTGGCATCGGATGGTCCATTAACGGCATCCGACATTGCGGAAAGGCTGATGCTCGACAAGGGGCATCTCAGCCGCATGATCAAAGACCTCGACGAGCGTGGCTTTGTGCATCGGGAGGCAGACCCCACCGATAAACGGGCGACCCTGCTGTCCGTCAGTGAGGCTGGTCGCGAGCGGTTTAGCGCCGCACGCCGCTCCACCCGCGAGGGCTTGACTGCGGCTCTCGGCGGCTTTGATCCAGCCGACATTGACACGGCCTCCAACGTCTTGCGCGCGCTGCACCAGCACCAGTGGCCGACCGCAGAGGGCCAAGCCACGACCGCGGCCGGACAGCCGTCAACAGCCGAATAG
- a CDS encoding AMP-binding protein yields MTDAITSYREARDQLLALRGEHERANAEFVFPDVGSRFNWGIDWFDAMARGNDRTALIIAAEGVPDERYTFDELAKRSDEMVAYLTSIGIGKGDSVILMLNNQIELWTTMLGVIKLGGVLMPTATAAGPTDLADRVERGRARAVICNAEDAPKFDEVPGDYLRICTTPRDGWHALGDAHAAPAPAATHPETAPNDRLLLYFTSGTTQRPKLVEHTQVSYPVGHLSTMYWLGLQPGDVHLNVSSPGWGKHAWSSFFTPWIAEATILAYNYHRFEAGEFLQQLREQRVTSLCAPPTVWRLLIKADLGTKPQDLREAIGAGEPLNPEVIAQVQRAWGLPIRDGYGMTETTAQVGNTPGRPVKPGSMGMALPGVPSVLVDPETNQIVDGIGEGELCLDLSKKPLALMTEYVGDPEKTAEACRGGFFHTGDIASRDADGVVSYVGRTDDVFKASDYKISPFEVESVLLEHPAVAESAVVPAPDPDRHAVPKAFVALAAGWEASEETAMAILRYARENLQPWQRVRRVEFAELPKTISGKIRRAELRARERERYADGRTGDEYRDDALRG; encoded by the coding sequence ATGACGGACGCGATCACCTCGTACCGCGAAGCCCGCGATCAACTGTTGGCTTTACGCGGTGAGCATGAACGAGCGAACGCGGAGTTTGTGTTTCCGGATGTCGGGAGCCGTTTCAACTGGGGCATCGATTGGTTCGACGCCATGGCCCGCGGCAATGACAGAACCGCACTGATCATTGCAGCCGAGGGCGTGCCAGACGAGCGCTACACGTTCGACGAGCTGGCGAAGCGCTCCGATGAGATGGTGGCGTACCTCACGAGCATCGGCATCGGTAAGGGTGATTCGGTCATCCTCATGCTGAACAACCAGATCGAGCTGTGGACGACAATGCTCGGCGTCATCAAACTCGGTGGCGTGCTCATGCCGACGGCCACAGCCGCTGGCCCCACCGACCTTGCCGACCGTGTCGAGCGTGGCCGTGCCCGCGCCGTGATTTGCAACGCCGAAGACGCGCCCAAATTTGACGAGGTTCCGGGCGACTACCTGCGCATCTGCACGACGCCGCGCGACGGATGGCACGCACTGGGCGATGCACACGCCGCGCCGGCTCCGGCAGCGACGCACCCCGAAACCGCGCCGAATGACCGCCTGCTGTTGTACTTCACCTCCGGAACCACGCAGCGGCCGAAGCTGGTGGAACACACGCAGGTGTCGTATCCGGTTGGGCATCTGTCGACGATGTACTGGCTCGGACTGCAACCGGGTGACGTGCACTTGAACGTCTCATCGCCGGGGTGGGGGAAGCATGCCTGGTCGTCATTCTTTACGCCGTGGATCGCCGAGGCGACCATCCTCGCGTACAACTATCACCGCTTCGAAGCAGGCGAATTCTTGCAGCAGCTGCGCGAGCAGCGCGTGACGTCGCTGTGTGCGCCGCCGACGGTGTGGCGACTGCTCATTAAGGCAGACCTCGGAACCAAGCCGCAAGACTTGCGCGAGGCGATCGGTGCGGGGGAGCCGCTTAACCCCGAGGTCATCGCACAGGTGCAGCGTGCGTGGGGCCTGCCGATTCGCGATGGCTACGGCATGACCGAGACAACCGCACAGGTTGGTAACACTCCTGGGCGTCCGGTGAAACCCGGGTCGATGGGCATGGCGCTGCCCGGTGTGCCTTCGGTACTTGTTGACCCGGAGACTAACCAAATTGTCGACGGCATCGGCGAGGGCGAACTGTGCCTCGATCTGTCGAAGAAGCCGCTCGCCCTCATGACCGAATACGTGGGAGACCCAGAGAAGACGGCCGAAGCGTGCCGCGGCGGGTTCTTCCACACCGGTGACATTGCATCGCGCGATGCTGACGGCGTCGTGAGCTACGTCGGTCGCACCGACGACGTCTTCAAAGCATCTGACTACAAGATCAGCCCGTTTGAAGTCGAATCCGTCCTGCTTGAGCACCCGGCTGTCGCAGAATCTGCCGTGGTTCCGGCACCCGACCCCGACCGCCACGCGGTGCCGAAGGCATTCGTCGCGCTCGCGGCAGGGTGGGAGGCCAGCGAAGAAACCGCGATGGCAATCTTGCGGTATGCACGAGAAAACCTGCAGCCGTGGCAACGCGTGCGCCGCGTGGAGTTTGCCGAGTTGCCGAAGACAATTTCAGGCAAGATTCGTCGCGCCGAGCTGCGCGCCCGCGAGCGTGAGCGATACGCCGACGGCCGGACGGGCGACGAATACCGCGACGACGCACTGCGCGGCTGA